One Ricinus communis isolate WT05 ecotype wild-type chromosome 7, ASM1957865v1, whole genome shotgun sequence genomic region harbors:
- the LOC8278923 gene encoding chromatin assembly factor 1 subunit FAS1 isoform X4 produces MVESSRMVIDLDDEPKKTLKRKRASLTSVLTIEQKAAQMEALKKEMEGLYGYYAEMMKKKGGFGLDWEISGNENMVNGMVGLLMEESELALSKLVEVIYEKLSNFNSNMIATVALVKSAVLFVGQRVMYGVPNVDADVLEDQTPDSLWCWETRDLKLLPKSVRGEIKIRRICRKKIHERISAVSAMLAALQKSESDQSHKFDLMKASEKLSKVLQEADIRLLVDTLLQKNGAELADKEAKREQKLLIKQLEKNKREVEKEKRRMDLELLKEKRQTEKEHKRLQEETEKDEKRREREESETRRQIRKQQEEAEKEQRRKEREEAELKRKNAIKKQASIMERFLKRSKSNSPCPNDETSTKATTSDSVSKQRLKIPEAVTLAMDFTLSSNDDIGIDNIWKFHLSSWCHMGRSIRSNRKQHWSIRQKPKTELFKELKLTGNRDLAHDDESSVEKLVSGWEQSSDDRSCVMNLESSDARKIQRKQLLQFDKSHRPAFYGIWPKKSHVVGPRHPFRKEPDLDYDVDSDEEWEEEDPGESLSDCDKDDEEQSLEEGCLKDDEDESEDGFFVPDGYLSENEGVEVDRLETDLSVDEARGTPSCKQELENEEFRTLLQWQKYLNNLTEIALRKNQPLIILNLMHEKDPLSAAKDLTGTFKSEKMCLEALSMRMNPGGLPVEISVVDMLAEDQDACLSIVKASNTHISAVTTIQESDMPIVVSAIQSGSHSINKVVELLQQKFPTVSKSQIRNKVREISDFVDNRWQVKKEILDKVGISISPEKGGGRMQNISKFFSKRCLPPAAESINPEATSPEPSRKPGSAVQGQQACT; encoded by the exons ATGGTGGAGTCGTCCCGGATGGTCATTGACCTCGACGACGAGCCCAAGAAAACCCTAAAGCGAAAGCGAGCATCTTTAACCTCGGTGCTCACGATTGAGCAGAAAGCAGCCCAAATGGAAGCCttgaagaaagaaatggaagGGCTTTATGGGTATTACGCAGAaatgatgaaaaagaaaggagggTTTGGTCTGGATTGGGAAATCAGCGGAAATGAGAATATGGTGAATGGGATGGTGGGGTTGTTGATGGAGGAGAGTGAGTTGGCTCTGTCGAAGTTGGTGGAGGTTATTTATGAAAAGTTGTCCAATTTTAATAGCAATATGATTGCCACGGTGGCGCTGGTGAAGAGTGCGGTGCTGTTTGTAGGGCAGAGAGTGATGTATGGAGTGCCCAATGTCGATGCTGATGTTTTGGAGGATCAGACTCCCGATTCTCTCTGGTGTTGGGAG ACTAGAGATCTAAAGCTGTTGCCTAAATCTGTGCGTGGTGAAATAAAAATTCGTCGTATATGTCGGAAAAAGATCCATGAGAGAATTAGTGCTGTTTCTG CAATGTTAGCTGCACTACAAAAGTCAGAGAGTGACCAGAGTCACAAATTTGATTTGATGAAGGCATCAGAAAAACTCAGCAAAGTGTTACAAGAGGCAGATATCCGTTTGTTAGTGGATACTTTGCTACAAAAGAACGGTGCTGAGTT GGCTGACAAGGAAGCAAAACGAGAACAAAAATTGCTCATCAAGCAACTGGAGAAAAATAAACGAGAAGttgaaaaggagaaaaggagGATGGATCTTGAACTTCTAAAGGAAAAGAGGCAAACT GAAAAAGAGCATAAGCGATTGCAAGAGGAGACAGAAAAGGATGAAAAGCGTCGTGAAAGAGAAGAGTCTGAAACGAGGAGGCAAATAAGAAAGCAGCAAGAGGAAGCTGAAAAGGAACAACGGCgtaaagagagagaagaagctgaactgaaaaggaaaaatgctATAAAGAAACAAGCTTCAATAATGGAACGCTTTCTTAAAAGAAGCAAATCTAATTCACCATGCCCAAATGATGAGACTTCAACTAAAGCAACAACTTCTGATTCGGTGAGCAAGCAGAGGTTGAAGATTCCTGAGGCAGTCACTCTTGCTATGGACTTTACTCTTTCATCAAATGATGATATTGGAATTGACAATATCTGGAA GTTTCACTTGTCTTCCTGGTGTCATATGGGTCGTAGTATCCGTTCgaatagaaaacaacattggAGCATACGTCAGAAGCCTAAGACTGAACTATTTAAGGAACTTAAGCTAACTGGTAACCGGGATCTTGCTCATGATGATGAGTCGAGCGTAGAGAAGCTTGTAAGTGGATGGGAACAGTCTTCTGATGATAGATCGTGTGTAATGAATTTAGAGAGTTCTGATGCTAGAAAGATCCAGAGGAAGCAGTTGCTGCAGTTTGACAAGAGTCACAGACCTGCATTTTATGGAATTTGGCCTAAGAAGAG TCATGTTGTTGGCCCACGCCATCCTTTTAGGAAGGAACCAGACTTGGATTATGATGTCGACAGTGATGAAGAATGGGAAGAG GAGGATCCTGGTGAAAGCCTCTCAGATTGTGATAAGGATGATGAAGAACAAAGTTTAGAGGAAGGATGTTTAAAAGATGATGAAGATGAAAGTGAAGATGGATTTTTTGTTCCTGATGGGTATCTCTCAGAAAATGAG GGAGTAGAAGTTGATAGACTGGAAACTGATCTCTCAGTTGACGAGGCCAGAGGTACACCTAGCTGTAAGCAAGAGTTGGAGAATGAGGAATTTCGTACCTTACTTCAATGGCAAAAGTATCTGAACAATTTAACAGAAATTGCACTTAGGAAAAACCAGCCTTTGATTATATTAAATCTAATGCATGAGAAGGACCCCTTGTCAGCAGCCAAAGATCTAACGGGTACCTTTAAGTCGGAAAAGATGTGTTTGGAAGCTCTTAGCATGCGCATGAACCCTGGTGGGCTACCTGTGGAAATTTCAGTGGTCGACATGCTAGCTGAAGATCAAGATGCTTGCCTTTCAATTGTCAAGGCCAGTAATACACATATCTCAGCTGTGACAACTATACAAGAGTCAGATATGCCTATAGTT GTTTCTGCTATTCAGTCTGGCTCACATAGCATCAATAAAGTGGTAGAGTTGTTGCAACAGAAGTTCCCTACTGTCTCAAAGTCTCAGATTAGGAATAAAGTTCGCGAGATATCAGATTTTGTGGACAACCGTTGGCAG GTAAAGAAAGAGATTCTAGATAAGGTTGGCATATCAATTTCACCAG AGAAAGGTGGAGGAAGAATGCAAAATATCTCAAAGTTTTTCTCAAAGAGGTGCTTGCCTCCGGCTGCTGAAAGTATCAATCCGGAAGCGACTTCTCCAGAGCCATCTAGAAAACCTGGTTCTGCAGTTCAGGGCCAGCAGGCTTGCACGTAG
- the LOC8278923 gene encoding chromatin assembly factor 1 subunit FAS1 isoform X1 translates to MVESSRMVIDLDDEPKKTLKRKRASLTSVLTIEQKAAQMEALKKEMEGLYGYYAEMMKKKGGFGLDWEISGNENMVNGMVGLLMEESELALSKLVEVIYEKLSNFNSNMIATVALVKSAVLFVGQRVMYGVPNVDADVLEDQTPDSLWCWEVLVWILTRDLKLLPKSVRGEIKIRRICRKKIHERISAVSAMLAALQKSESDQSHKFDLMKASEKLSKVLQEADIRLLVDTLLQKNGAELADKEAKREQKLLIKQLEKNKREVEKEKRRMDLELLKEKRQTEKEHKRLQEETEKDEKRREREESETRRQIRKQQEEAEKEQRRKEREEAELKRKNAIKKQASIMERFLKRSKSNSPCPNDETSTKATTSDSVSKQRLKIPEAVTLAMDFTLSSNDDIGIDNIWKFHLSSWCHMGRSIRSNRKQHWSIRQKPKTELFKELKLTGNRDLAHDDESSVEKLVSGWEQSSDDRSCVMNLESSDARKIQRKQLLQFDKSHRPAFYGIWPKKSHVVGPRHPFRKEPDLDYDVDSDEEWEEEDPGESLSDCDKDDEEQSLEEGCLKDDEDESEDGFFVPDGYLSENEGVEVDRLETDLSVDEARGTPSCKQELENEEFRTLLQWQKYLNNLTEIALRKNQPLIILNLMHEKDPLSAAKDLTGTFKSEKMCLEALSMRMNPGGLPVEISVVDMLAEDQDACLSIVKASNTHISAVTTIQESDMPIVVSAIQSGSHSINKVVELLQQKFPTVSKSQIRNKVREISDFVDNRWQVKKEILDKVGISISPAEKGGGRMQNISKFFSKRCLPPAAESINPEATSPEPSRKPGSAVQGQQACT, encoded by the exons ATGGTGGAGTCGTCCCGGATGGTCATTGACCTCGACGACGAGCCCAAGAAAACCCTAAAGCGAAAGCGAGCATCTTTAACCTCGGTGCTCACGATTGAGCAGAAAGCAGCCCAAATGGAAGCCttgaagaaagaaatggaagGGCTTTATGGGTATTACGCAGAaatgatgaaaaagaaaggagggTTTGGTCTGGATTGGGAAATCAGCGGAAATGAGAATATGGTGAATGGGATGGTGGGGTTGTTGATGGAGGAGAGTGAGTTGGCTCTGTCGAAGTTGGTGGAGGTTATTTATGAAAAGTTGTCCAATTTTAATAGCAATATGATTGCCACGGTGGCGCTGGTGAAGAGTGCGGTGCTGTTTGTAGGGCAGAGAGTGATGTATGGAGTGCCCAATGTCGATGCTGATGTTTTGGAGGATCAGACTCCCGATTCTCTCTGGTGTTGGGAGGTACTGGTTTGGATCTTG ACTAGAGATCTAAAGCTGTTGCCTAAATCTGTGCGTGGTGAAATAAAAATTCGTCGTATATGTCGGAAAAAGATCCATGAGAGAATTAGTGCTGTTTCTG CAATGTTAGCTGCACTACAAAAGTCAGAGAGTGACCAGAGTCACAAATTTGATTTGATGAAGGCATCAGAAAAACTCAGCAAAGTGTTACAAGAGGCAGATATCCGTTTGTTAGTGGATACTTTGCTACAAAAGAACGGTGCTGAGTT GGCTGACAAGGAAGCAAAACGAGAACAAAAATTGCTCATCAAGCAACTGGAGAAAAATAAACGAGAAGttgaaaaggagaaaaggagGATGGATCTTGAACTTCTAAAGGAAAAGAGGCAAACT GAAAAAGAGCATAAGCGATTGCAAGAGGAGACAGAAAAGGATGAAAAGCGTCGTGAAAGAGAAGAGTCTGAAACGAGGAGGCAAATAAGAAAGCAGCAAGAGGAAGCTGAAAAGGAACAACGGCgtaaagagagagaagaagctgaactgaaaaggaaaaatgctATAAAGAAACAAGCTTCAATAATGGAACGCTTTCTTAAAAGAAGCAAATCTAATTCACCATGCCCAAATGATGAGACTTCAACTAAAGCAACAACTTCTGATTCGGTGAGCAAGCAGAGGTTGAAGATTCCTGAGGCAGTCACTCTTGCTATGGACTTTACTCTTTCATCAAATGATGATATTGGAATTGACAATATCTGGAA GTTTCACTTGTCTTCCTGGTGTCATATGGGTCGTAGTATCCGTTCgaatagaaaacaacattggAGCATACGTCAGAAGCCTAAGACTGAACTATTTAAGGAACTTAAGCTAACTGGTAACCGGGATCTTGCTCATGATGATGAGTCGAGCGTAGAGAAGCTTGTAAGTGGATGGGAACAGTCTTCTGATGATAGATCGTGTGTAATGAATTTAGAGAGTTCTGATGCTAGAAAGATCCAGAGGAAGCAGTTGCTGCAGTTTGACAAGAGTCACAGACCTGCATTTTATGGAATTTGGCCTAAGAAGAG TCATGTTGTTGGCCCACGCCATCCTTTTAGGAAGGAACCAGACTTGGATTATGATGTCGACAGTGATGAAGAATGGGAAGAG GAGGATCCTGGTGAAAGCCTCTCAGATTGTGATAAGGATGATGAAGAACAAAGTTTAGAGGAAGGATGTTTAAAAGATGATGAAGATGAAAGTGAAGATGGATTTTTTGTTCCTGATGGGTATCTCTCAGAAAATGAG GGAGTAGAAGTTGATAGACTGGAAACTGATCTCTCAGTTGACGAGGCCAGAGGTACACCTAGCTGTAAGCAAGAGTTGGAGAATGAGGAATTTCGTACCTTACTTCAATGGCAAAAGTATCTGAACAATTTAACAGAAATTGCACTTAGGAAAAACCAGCCTTTGATTATATTAAATCTAATGCATGAGAAGGACCCCTTGTCAGCAGCCAAAGATCTAACGGGTACCTTTAAGTCGGAAAAGATGTGTTTGGAAGCTCTTAGCATGCGCATGAACCCTGGTGGGCTACCTGTGGAAATTTCAGTGGTCGACATGCTAGCTGAAGATCAAGATGCTTGCCTTTCAATTGTCAAGGCCAGTAATACACATATCTCAGCTGTGACAACTATACAAGAGTCAGATATGCCTATAGTT GTTTCTGCTATTCAGTCTGGCTCACATAGCATCAATAAAGTGGTAGAGTTGTTGCAACAGAAGTTCCCTACTGTCTCAAAGTCTCAGATTAGGAATAAAGTTCGCGAGATATCAGATTTTGTGGACAACCGTTGGCAG GTAAAGAAAGAGATTCTAGATAAGGTTGGCATATCAATTTCACCAG cAGAGAAAGGTGGAGGAAGAATGCAAAATATCTCAAAGTTTTTCTCAAAGAGGTGCTTGCCTCCGGCTGCTGAAAGTATCAATCCGGAAGCGACTTCTCCAGAGCCATCTAGAAAACCTGGTTCTGCAGTTCAGGGCCAGCAGGCTTGCACGTAG
- the LOC8278923 gene encoding chromatin assembly factor 1 subunit FAS1 isoform X2 — MVESSRMVIDLDDEPKKTLKRKRASLTSVLTIEQKAAQMEALKKEMEGLYGYYAEMMKKKGGFGLDWEISGNENMVNGMVGLLMEESELALSKLVEVIYEKLSNFNSNMIATVALVKSAVLFVGQRVMYGVPNVDADVLEDQTPDSLWCWEVLVWILTRDLKLLPKSVRGEIKIRRICRKKIHERISAVSAMLAALQKSESDQSHKFDLMKASEKLSKVLQEADIRLLVDTLLQKNGAELADKEAKREQKLLIKQLEKNKREVEKEKRRMDLELLKEKRQTEKEHKRLQEETEKDEKRREREESETRRQIRKQQEEAEKEQRRKEREEAELKRKNAIKKQASIMERFLKRSKSNSPCPNDETSTKATTSDSVSKQRLKIPEAVTLAMDFTLSSNDDIGIDNIWKFHLSSWCHMGRSIRSNRKQHWSIRQKPKTELFKELKLTGNRDLAHDDESSVEKLVSGWEQSSDDRSCVMNLESSDARKIQRKQLLQFDKSHRPAFYGIWPKKSHVVGPRHPFRKEPDLDYDVDSDEEWEEEDPGESLSDCDKDDEEQSLEEGCLKDDEDESEDGFFVPDGYLSENEGVEVDRLETDLSVDEARGTPSCKQELENEEFRTLLQWQKYLNNLTEIALRKNQPLIILNLMHEKDPLSAAKDLTGTFKSEKMCLEALSMRMNPGGLPVEISVVDMLAEDQDACLSIVKASNTHISAVTTIQESDMPIVVSAIQSGSHSINKVVELLQQKFPTVSKSQIRNKVREISDFVDNRWQVKKEILDKVGISISPEKGGGRMQNISKFFSKRCLPPAAESINPEATSPEPSRKPGSAVQGQQACT, encoded by the exons ATGGTGGAGTCGTCCCGGATGGTCATTGACCTCGACGACGAGCCCAAGAAAACCCTAAAGCGAAAGCGAGCATCTTTAACCTCGGTGCTCACGATTGAGCAGAAAGCAGCCCAAATGGAAGCCttgaagaaagaaatggaagGGCTTTATGGGTATTACGCAGAaatgatgaaaaagaaaggagggTTTGGTCTGGATTGGGAAATCAGCGGAAATGAGAATATGGTGAATGGGATGGTGGGGTTGTTGATGGAGGAGAGTGAGTTGGCTCTGTCGAAGTTGGTGGAGGTTATTTATGAAAAGTTGTCCAATTTTAATAGCAATATGATTGCCACGGTGGCGCTGGTGAAGAGTGCGGTGCTGTTTGTAGGGCAGAGAGTGATGTATGGAGTGCCCAATGTCGATGCTGATGTTTTGGAGGATCAGACTCCCGATTCTCTCTGGTGTTGGGAGGTACTGGTTTGGATCTTG ACTAGAGATCTAAAGCTGTTGCCTAAATCTGTGCGTGGTGAAATAAAAATTCGTCGTATATGTCGGAAAAAGATCCATGAGAGAATTAGTGCTGTTTCTG CAATGTTAGCTGCACTACAAAAGTCAGAGAGTGACCAGAGTCACAAATTTGATTTGATGAAGGCATCAGAAAAACTCAGCAAAGTGTTACAAGAGGCAGATATCCGTTTGTTAGTGGATACTTTGCTACAAAAGAACGGTGCTGAGTT GGCTGACAAGGAAGCAAAACGAGAACAAAAATTGCTCATCAAGCAACTGGAGAAAAATAAACGAGAAGttgaaaaggagaaaaggagGATGGATCTTGAACTTCTAAAGGAAAAGAGGCAAACT GAAAAAGAGCATAAGCGATTGCAAGAGGAGACAGAAAAGGATGAAAAGCGTCGTGAAAGAGAAGAGTCTGAAACGAGGAGGCAAATAAGAAAGCAGCAAGAGGAAGCTGAAAAGGAACAACGGCgtaaagagagagaagaagctgaactgaaaaggaaaaatgctATAAAGAAACAAGCTTCAATAATGGAACGCTTTCTTAAAAGAAGCAAATCTAATTCACCATGCCCAAATGATGAGACTTCAACTAAAGCAACAACTTCTGATTCGGTGAGCAAGCAGAGGTTGAAGATTCCTGAGGCAGTCACTCTTGCTATGGACTTTACTCTTTCATCAAATGATGATATTGGAATTGACAATATCTGGAA GTTTCACTTGTCTTCCTGGTGTCATATGGGTCGTAGTATCCGTTCgaatagaaaacaacattggAGCATACGTCAGAAGCCTAAGACTGAACTATTTAAGGAACTTAAGCTAACTGGTAACCGGGATCTTGCTCATGATGATGAGTCGAGCGTAGAGAAGCTTGTAAGTGGATGGGAACAGTCTTCTGATGATAGATCGTGTGTAATGAATTTAGAGAGTTCTGATGCTAGAAAGATCCAGAGGAAGCAGTTGCTGCAGTTTGACAAGAGTCACAGACCTGCATTTTATGGAATTTGGCCTAAGAAGAG TCATGTTGTTGGCCCACGCCATCCTTTTAGGAAGGAACCAGACTTGGATTATGATGTCGACAGTGATGAAGAATGGGAAGAG GAGGATCCTGGTGAAAGCCTCTCAGATTGTGATAAGGATGATGAAGAACAAAGTTTAGAGGAAGGATGTTTAAAAGATGATGAAGATGAAAGTGAAGATGGATTTTTTGTTCCTGATGGGTATCTCTCAGAAAATGAG GGAGTAGAAGTTGATAGACTGGAAACTGATCTCTCAGTTGACGAGGCCAGAGGTACACCTAGCTGTAAGCAAGAGTTGGAGAATGAGGAATTTCGTACCTTACTTCAATGGCAAAAGTATCTGAACAATTTAACAGAAATTGCACTTAGGAAAAACCAGCCTTTGATTATATTAAATCTAATGCATGAGAAGGACCCCTTGTCAGCAGCCAAAGATCTAACGGGTACCTTTAAGTCGGAAAAGATGTGTTTGGAAGCTCTTAGCATGCGCATGAACCCTGGTGGGCTACCTGTGGAAATTTCAGTGGTCGACATGCTAGCTGAAGATCAAGATGCTTGCCTTTCAATTGTCAAGGCCAGTAATACACATATCTCAGCTGTGACAACTATACAAGAGTCAGATATGCCTATAGTT GTTTCTGCTATTCAGTCTGGCTCACATAGCATCAATAAAGTGGTAGAGTTGTTGCAACAGAAGTTCCCTACTGTCTCAAAGTCTCAGATTAGGAATAAAGTTCGCGAGATATCAGATTTTGTGGACAACCGTTGGCAG GTAAAGAAAGAGATTCTAGATAAGGTTGGCATATCAATTTCACCAG AGAAAGGTGGAGGAAGAATGCAAAATATCTCAAAGTTTTTCTCAAAGAGGTGCTTGCCTCCGGCTGCTGAAAGTATCAATCCGGAAGCGACTTCTCCAGAGCCATCTAGAAAACCTGGTTCTGCAGTTCAGGGCCAGCAGGCTTGCACGTAG
- the LOC8278923 gene encoding chromatin assembly factor 1 subunit FAS1 isoform X3: MVESSRMVIDLDDEPKKTLKRKRASLTSVLTIEQKAAQMEALKKEMEGLYGYYAEMMKKKGGFGLDWEISGNENMVNGMVGLLMEESELALSKLVEVIYEKLSNFNSNMIATVALVKSAVLFVGQRVMYGVPNVDADVLEDQTPDSLWCWETRDLKLLPKSVRGEIKIRRICRKKIHERISAVSAMLAALQKSESDQSHKFDLMKASEKLSKVLQEADIRLLVDTLLQKNGAELADKEAKREQKLLIKQLEKNKREVEKEKRRMDLELLKEKRQTEKEHKRLQEETEKDEKRREREESETRRQIRKQQEEAEKEQRRKEREEAELKRKNAIKKQASIMERFLKRSKSNSPCPNDETSTKATTSDSVSKQRLKIPEAVTLAMDFTLSSNDDIGIDNIWKFHLSSWCHMGRSIRSNRKQHWSIRQKPKTELFKELKLTGNRDLAHDDESSVEKLVSGWEQSSDDRSCVMNLESSDARKIQRKQLLQFDKSHRPAFYGIWPKKSHVVGPRHPFRKEPDLDYDVDSDEEWEEEDPGESLSDCDKDDEEQSLEEGCLKDDEDESEDGFFVPDGYLSENEGVEVDRLETDLSVDEARGTPSCKQELENEEFRTLLQWQKYLNNLTEIALRKNQPLIILNLMHEKDPLSAAKDLTGTFKSEKMCLEALSMRMNPGGLPVEISVVDMLAEDQDACLSIVKASNTHISAVTTIQESDMPIVVSAIQSGSHSINKVVELLQQKFPTVSKSQIRNKVREISDFVDNRWQVKKEILDKVGISISPAEKGGGRMQNISKFFSKRCLPPAAESINPEATSPEPSRKPGSAVQGQQACT, encoded by the exons ATGGTGGAGTCGTCCCGGATGGTCATTGACCTCGACGACGAGCCCAAGAAAACCCTAAAGCGAAAGCGAGCATCTTTAACCTCGGTGCTCACGATTGAGCAGAAAGCAGCCCAAATGGAAGCCttgaagaaagaaatggaagGGCTTTATGGGTATTACGCAGAaatgatgaaaaagaaaggagggTTTGGTCTGGATTGGGAAATCAGCGGAAATGAGAATATGGTGAATGGGATGGTGGGGTTGTTGATGGAGGAGAGTGAGTTGGCTCTGTCGAAGTTGGTGGAGGTTATTTATGAAAAGTTGTCCAATTTTAATAGCAATATGATTGCCACGGTGGCGCTGGTGAAGAGTGCGGTGCTGTTTGTAGGGCAGAGAGTGATGTATGGAGTGCCCAATGTCGATGCTGATGTTTTGGAGGATCAGACTCCCGATTCTCTCTGGTGTTGGGAG ACTAGAGATCTAAAGCTGTTGCCTAAATCTGTGCGTGGTGAAATAAAAATTCGTCGTATATGTCGGAAAAAGATCCATGAGAGAATTAGTGCTGTTTCTG CAATGTTAGCTGCACTACAAAAGTCAGAGAGTGACCAGAGTCACAAATTTGATTTGATGAAGGCATCAGAAAAACTCAGCAAAGTGTTACAAGAGGCAGATATCCGTTTGTTAGTGGATACTTTGCTACAAAAGAACGGTGCTGAGTT GGCTGACAAGGAAGCAAAACGAGAACAAAAATTGCTCATCAAGCAACTGGAGAAAAATAAACGAGAAGttgaaaaggagaaaaggagGATGGATCTTGAACTTCTAAAGGAAAAGAGGCAAACT GAAAAAGAGCATAAGCGATTGCAAGAGGAGACAGAAAAGGATGAAAAGCGTCGTGAAAGAGAAGAGTCTGAAACGAGGAGGCAAATAAGAAAGCAGCAAGAGGAAGCTGAAAAGGAACAACGGCgtaaagagagagaagaagctgaactgaaaaggaaaaatgctATAAAGAAACAAGCTTCAATAATGGAACGCTTTCTTAAAAGAAGCAAATCTAATTCACCATGCCCAAATGATGAGACTTCAACTAAAGCAACAACTTCTGATTCGGTGAGCAAGCAGAGGTTGAAGATTCCTGAGGCAGTCACTCTTGCTATGGACTTTACTCTTTCATCAAATGATGATATTGGAATTGACAATATCTGGAA GTTTCACTTGTCTTCCTGGTGTCATATGGGTCGTAGTATCCGTTCgaatagaaaacaacattggAGCATACGTCAGAAGCCTAAGACTGAACTATTTAAGGAACTTAAGCTAACTGGTAACCGGGATCTTGCTCATGATGATGAGTCGAGCGTAGAGAAGCTTGTAAGTGGATGGGAACAGTCTTCTGATGATAGATCGTGTGTAATGAATTTAGAGAGTTCTGATGCTAGAAAGATCCAGAGGAAGCAGTTGCTGCAGTTTGACAAGAGTCACAGACCTGCATTTTATGGAATTTGGCCTAAGAAGAG TCATGTTGTTGGCCCACGCCATCCTTTTAGGAAGGAACCAGACTTGGATTATGATGTCGACAGTGATGAAGAATGGGAAGAG GAGGATCCTGGTGAAAGCCTCTCAGATTGTGATAAGGATGATGAAGAACAAAGTTTAGAGGAAGGATGTTTAAAAGATGATGAAGATGAAAGTGAAGATGGATTTTTTGTTCCTGATGGGTATCTCTCAGAAAATGAG GGAGTAGAAGTTGATAGACTGGAAACTGATCTCTCAGTTGACGAGGCCAGAGGTACACCTAGCTGTAAGCAAGAGTTGGAGAATGAGGAATTTCGTACCTTACTTCAATGGCAAAAGTATCTGAACAATTTAACAGAAATTGCACTTAGGAAAAACCAGCCTTTGATTATATTAAATCTAATGCATGAGAAGGACCCCTTGTCAGCAGCCAAAGATCTAACGGGTACCTTTAAGTCGGAAAAGATGTGTTTGGAAGCTCTTAGCATGCGCATGAACCCTGGTGGGCTACCTGTGGAAATTTCAGTGGTCGACATGCTAGCTGAAGATCAAGATGCTTGCCTTTCAATTGTCAAGGCCAGTAATACACATATCTCAGCTGTGACAACTATACAAGAGTCAGATATGCCTATAGTT GTTTCTGCTATTCAGTCTGGCTCACATAGCATCAATAAAGTGGTAGAGTTGTTGCAACAGAAGTTCCCTACTGTCTCAAAGTCTCAGATTAGGAATAAAGTTCGCGAGATATCAGATTTTGTGGACAACCGTTGGCAG GTAAAGAAAGAGATTCTAGATAAGGTTGGCATATCAATTTCACCAG cAGAGAAAGGTGGAGGAAGAATGCAAAATATCTCAAAGTTTTTCTCAAAGAGGTGCTTGCCTCCGGCTGCTGAAAGTATCAATCCGGAAGCGACTTCTCCAGAGCCATCTAGAAAACCTGGTTCTGCAGTTCAGGGCCAGCAGGCTTGCACGTAG